In Rhizobium lusitanum, a genomic segment contains:
- a CDS encoding ABC transporter ATP-binding protein, protein MEKSLARYIWSNTRLEQIWILTIVAASMIPYFLSFDLPKQIVNGPIQGKGFEHPGDTQTFMHIAFDLPLIGHVEVFEGLHLTRFWMLIALSLVFLALVVLNGLFKLYINTYKGRLGERMLRRIRFELIDRVLRFPPAHFKRVKPAEIATMIKDEVEPMGGFTGDAFVQPALLGGQALTALIFIIMQNFWLGMIAAAIVAVQAIVIPRMRKRLLELGRQRQLTARELSGRVGEIVEGIGTIHANDTSNLERADIAARLGLIFSIRYDLYQWKFMVKFINNFLAQVTPFLFYSIGGFLALQGRLDIGQLVAVINAYKDLPGPLKELIDWDQSRQDVQVKYNQVVEQFSVDGMIDPKTQLVSLAPAGRITHPLVATNLTVVDDSGARVLDHVSVEINPGETLAIVGESGAGGEYLAEALGRLIWPDTGRITIDGNDLLELPESLTGRRIAYASSDTFFFHGTLRSNLLYGLKHAPLTTVAYDEKAANKLKWQMIEARRAGNPEMDLNSDWVDYAAAGATGPNDIYAAIRPVLDIVAMSQDILDMALRSTVDTEAHEDLASRIVELRQALRLGLKEESLEGLVVPFEFDAYNPQATVGENLLFGTLKRPQMTNRKLAAHPYFQQLFTETGLNTDLYDMGLEIAENAVELFTDLPPDHPFFQQLTFMTPEDIPTYEALLQKLNGKGFSAASSDERTAIIRLSFSYIEPRHRFGLLTQTLMEKIVGTRAKFYEHIPADLAEGIERYDPERFTASATLMDNVLFGRIAHQQANAPERIHSIMYDVFERLGMQDSVLSIGLDFDVGSGGKRLTNVQRQKLNLGRSLLKQADYLICNRPLPALDHRVQDQILRAILSEFDNRADKPALIWVLTNPSFAELFDRVLVFNHGSLVESGTTTDLLEKNGMFKELLS, encoded by the coding sequence ATGGAAAAAAGCCTAGCGCGTTACATCTGGTCGAATACCCGACTGGAGCAGATTTGGATCCTGACGATCGTCGCAGCTTCGATGATCCCTTACTTTCTGTCCTTCGATTTGCCGAAGCAGATCGTCAACGGGCCCATTCAAGGCAAGGGTTTCGAACATCCCGGTGACACCCAGACCTTTATGCATATTGCCTTCGACCTGCCGCTGATCGGGCATGTCGAAGTATTTGAGGGCCTGCACCTCACACGCTTTTGGATGCTGATCGCGCTCAGCCTGGTGTTCCTGGCGCTCGTCGTCCTCAACGGCCTCTTCAAGCTCTACATCAACACCTATAAGGGTCGTCTCGGCGAGCGCATGCTGCGCCGCATCCGTTTCGAGCTGATCGACCGCGTGCTGCGTTTCCCGCCGGCGCATTTCAAGCGGGTGAAGCCGGCCGAGATCGCCACCATGATCAAGGACGAGGTGGAGCCCATGGGCGGCTTCACCGGCGACGCTTTCGTGCAGCCGGCTTTGCTCGGCGGCCAGGCGCTCACAGCGCTCATCTTCATCATCATGCAGAATTTCTGGCTGGGCATGATCGCCGCCGCCATCGTCGCGGTGCAGGCGATCGTCATTCCGCGCATGCGCAAGCGGCTGCTCGAGCTTGGCCGCCAACGGCAATTGACGGCGCGCGAATTGTCCGGCCGCGTCGGCGAGATCGTCGAGGGTATCGGCACGATCCATGCCAACGACACCTCCAACCTGGAGCGTGCCGACATCGCGGCTCGTCTCGGGCTGATCTTCTCGATCCGCTACGATCTCTATCAGTGGAAGTTCATGGTGAAATTCATCAACAACTTCCTCGCCCAGGTGACCCCCTTCCTGTTTTATTCGATCGGCGGGTTTCTGGCCCTGCAGGGGCGGCTCGATATCGGCCAGCTCGTTGCCGTCATCAACGCTTACAAGGACCTGCCGGGGCCGCTGAAGGAGCTCATCGACTGGGATCAGTCGCGCCAGGATGTTCAGGTCAAATACAATCAGGTGGTCGAACAGTTCAGCGTCGACGGCATGATCGATCCGAAGACCCAGCTTGTCTCGCTCGCCCCCGCCGGCCGCATTACCCATCCGCTGGTCGCCACCAACCTCACCGTCGTCGATGATAGCGGCGCCCGCGTGCTGGATCACGTCTCCGTCGAGATCAACCCCGGCGAAACGCTGGCGATTGTCGGCGAAAGCGGTGCTGGGGGCGAATATCTTGCCGAAGCGTTGGGCCGGCTGATCTGGCCGGATACCGGCCGTATCACCATTGATGGTAACGACCTGCTGGAACTGCCGGAATCGCTGACGGGGCGGCGCATCGCCTATGCCTCCTCGGATACATTCTTCTTCCACGGCACACTGCGCAGCAATCTCCTCTATGGCCTGAAGCACGCACCATTGACCACAGTGGCTTATGACGAGAAGGCAGCCAACAAGCTCAAATGGCAGATGATCGAGGCACGTCGCGCCGGCAATCCGGAAATGGATCTTAACAGCGACTGGGTGGACTATGCCGCTGCCGGCGCCACCGGCCCGAACGATATTTACGCTGCCATTCGTCCCGTTCTCGATATCGTGGCCATGTCCCAGGACATTCTCGACATGGCGCTGCGCTCGACCGTCGATACGGAGGCGCATGAGGATCTCGCCTCACGCATCGTCGAGCTTCGCCAGGCGCTGCGGCTCGGGCTGAAGGAGGAGAGTCTCGAAGGGCTTGTCGTGCCGTTTGAGTTTGATGCCTATAATCCGCAGGCAACAGTCGGCGAAAACCTGCTATTCGGCACGCTGAAGCGTCCGCAGATGACCAACCGGAAGCTTGCCGCACACCCCTATTTCCAACAACTGTTCACCGAGACCGGCCTCAATACCGACCTCTACGACATGGGACTGGAAATTGCCGAGAACGCTGTCGAACTCTTTACCGATCTGCCGCCGGACCACCCCTTCTTCCAGCAGCTTACCTTCATGACGCCGGAAGATATTCCGACCTACGAGGCACTGCTGCAAAAATTGAACGGCAAGGGTTTCTCGGCCGCGTCGTCAGACGAACGGACAGCGATCATCCGCCTCAGCTTCTCTTATATCGAGCCTCGCCACCGCTTCGGTCTGCTGACCCAGACGCTGATGGAAAAGATCGTGGGGACGCGCGCCAAGTTCTACGAGCATATCCCCGCCGATCTCGCCGAGGGAATCGAGCGCTACGATCCAGAGCGCTTTACCGCCTCGGCAACATTGATGGACAACGTGCTGTTCGGCAGGATCGCGCACCAGCAGGCGAATGCTCCCGAGCGTATTCACTCCATCATGTATGACGTGTTCGAACGGCTTGGTATGCAGGACAGTGTGTTGTCGATCGGGCTGGATTTCGACGTCGGGTCCGGCGGCAAGCGGCTGACCAACGTGCAGCGGCAAAAGCTCAATCTTGGCCGCAGTTTGCTAAAGCAAGCAGATTACCTCATCTGCAATCGCCCGCTGCCCGCGCTCGACCACCGCGTTCAGGATCAGATCCTGCGGGCCATCCTGAGCGAATTCGACAATAGAGCAGATAAGCCGGCGCTCATCTGGGTACTGACCAATCCGAGTTTTGCCGAGTTGTTCGATCGCGTTCTGGTTTTCAACCATGGCAGCCTGGTTGAAAGCGGTACAACGACCGATCTTTTAGAAAAAAACGGGATGTTCAAAGAACTGTTATCGTAA
- a CDS encoding ABC transporter ATP-binding protein — protein sequence MTLTLVNPFAPDTRLDSAGKTVPPVIDARNVAVKFKVEDGIVDAVKDISFQLYRGETIAIVGESGSGKSVTARTIMGLLTKRAVVSEKSTVNYDGKNVLKFSERARRQLRGDRISMIFQEPMSSLNPIYTIGGQIIEAIRVHRKVSRREAEKRALDLLKQVQIPDPEARLKQYPHQLSGGQRQRVMIAMALANDPDVLIADEPTTALDVTVQAQILNLIRNLQTQLGMAVILITHDLTVVRQFSDYVYVMQHGEMREHNTTEELFAHPQHPYTQHLLASEPRGQAKPLPPGCGTILEGKSVKVAFMLRHGGLFKPDLRELVAVGGLSLELRRHETLGLVGESGSGKTTFGQALLRLIDADSGEIYFDGQAIQGHSRAEMRPLRSRMQVVFQDPFSSLNPRMTIGQIISEGLVVNNIGANKAERLERVKEALVSAGMPANILSRFPHEFSGGQRQRIAIARAIALEPEFILLDEPTSALDLSVQAQIIDLLRKLQDERGLSYLFISHDLKVVRALCHRVIVMQHGKIVEEGPVEDVLSHPKTAYTERLVKAAFEVAS from the coding sequence ATGACCCTCACGCTCGTCAACCCTTTTGCCCCCGACACCAGGCTCGACTCCGCCGGCAAGACAGTGCCGCCCGTAATCGACGCCCGTAACGTCGCGGTCAAATTCAAGGTCGAGGACGGCATCGTCGATGCCGTCAAGGATATCTCCTTCCAGCTCTATCGTGGTGAAACCATCGCCATCGTCGGAGAATCCGGCTCGGGAAAATCGGTGACGGCTCGCACGATCATGGGGCTGCTCACCAAGCGCGCCGTGGTCTCGGAGAAATCCACCGTCAATTATGACGGCAAGAACGTCCTGAAATTTTCCGAACGCGCCCGCCGCCAATTGCGTGGTGACCGCATCTCGATGATATTCCAGGAGCCGATGAGTTCGCTCAACCCGATCTATACGATCGGTGGTCAGATCATCGAAGCGATCCGTGTCCACCGCAAGGTTAGCCGGCGCGAGGCGGAGAAACGGGCGCTAGACCTGCTCAAGCAGGTGCAGATCCCCGATCCGGAGGCGCGGCTGAAGCAATATCCGCACCAGCTTTCCGGCGGCCAGCGTCAGCGCGTGATGATCGCGATGGCGCTCGCCAATGATCCGGACGTGCTGATCGCCGATGAGCCGACAACCGCACTCGACGTAACCGTGCAAGCACAGATCCTCAATCTGATCCGCAACCTGCAAACGCAGCTCGGCATGGCGGTGATCCTAATCACTCACGATCTGACGGTCGTCCGGCAGTTCTCCGACTATGTCTATGTCATGCAGCATGGCGAGATGCGCGAGCATAATACGACGGAGGAGCTCTTCGCCCATCCGCAGCATCCCTATACGCAGCATCTGCTCGCTTCCGAGCCGCGGGGGCAGGCGAAGCCTCTGCCGCCGGGCTGCGGCACCATCCTCGAAGGTAAATCCGTCAAGGTCGCCTTCATGCTGCGCCACGGCGGCCTGTTCAAGCCCGACCTGCGCGAGCTTGTCGCCGTCGGTGGTCTGAGCCTGGAGCTTCGCCGCCATGAAACGCTTGGCCTTGTCGGCGAATCCGGTTCTGGAAAGACCACATTCGGACAAGCGCTGCTGCGGTTGATCGATGCCGATAGTGGCGAGATCTATTTCGATGGTCAGGCGATCCAGGGCCATTCGCGTGCCGAGATGCGGCCGTTGCGCTCGCGCATGCAGGTCGTCTTTCAGGACCCTTTCTCTTCGCTCAACCCGCGCATGACCATCGGTCAGATCATTTCCGAGGGGCTGGTGGTCAATAATATCGGCGCCAACAAGGCCGAACGGCTGGAGCGGGTGAAAGAGGCACTGGTGAGCGCCGGCATGCCTGCGAACATCCTGTCGCGCTTCCCGCATGAATTTTCTGGTGGCCAGCGCCAGCGTATCGCCATTGCGCGGGCCATAGCGCTCGAGCCGGAGTTCATTCTGCTCGACGAGCCGACCTCGGCACTCGACCTCTCCGTCCAGGCACAGATCATCGACCTTCTGCGCAAGCTGCAGGATGAGCGGGGCCTGAGCTACCTATTCATCTCGCACGACCTCAAGGTTGTCCGCGCCCTTTGCCATCGCGTCATCGTCATGCAGCATGGCAAGATCGTGGAAGAGGGGCCGGTCGAAGACGTTCTTTCCCATCCCAAGACCGCTTACACCGAACGCCTTGTTAAGGCGGCGTTCGAGGTAGCTTCCTAG
- a CDS encoding cyclic nucleotide-binding domain-containing protein codes for MLLKDEVEMLKRVPIFARIAPAKLKLLAFTSDRVSYNAGQALFHQGDQGDAAYVVLSGTADILVDSPSGEIKVAEVDINSIVGEIAILCDVSRTATVKATSRLEALKISKEHFLKLLSDFPEMAVEIMRVLADRLNHTTSELTAARSRQQQPQSMSTH; via the coding sequence ATGCTTCTGAAGGACGAAGTTGAAATGCTGAAACGGGTGCCGATTTTCGCGCGCATCGCACCCGCGAAATTGAAGTTGTTGGCATTTACCTCGGATCGCGTCAGCTACAATGCCGGCCAGGCGTTGTTTCATCAGGGCGATCAGGGCGACGCCGCCTATGTTGTTCTTTCAGGAACTGCTGATATTCTTGTCGACAGCCCTTCTGGCGAGATCAAGGTCGCCGAAGTCGACATCAACTCCATCGTCGGCGAGATTGCAATTCTCTGCGACGTCTCCCGCACAGCTACCGTCAAGGCGACCTCGCGGCTGGAAGCGCTGAAGATCAGCAAGGAACACTTCCTGAAGTTGCTCAGCGATTTTCCCGAAATGGCCGTCGAAATCATGCGTGTCCTCGCCGACCGCCTCAATCACACCACCTCCGAACTCACCGCCGCCCGCAGCCGTCAGCAGCAACCGCAATCGATGTCGACCCATTGA
- a CDS encoding class I SAM-dependent methyltransferase, with protein MPDQDSVDVLSPSLLHAKAWAEVYELIDLQLCPLGLRAIEMLDPSAGDVVLDIGCGTGQTLLQLAERVGTEGQVIGVDVAPLLLEIARQRTGPLSQVRLIQADAQSLDLLSESADAVFSRFGVMSFNDPVAAFANFRRVLRPSGVLAFTCWRSLKHNELDHLPLSAAGLQSPVDERPFSFADPEYIRRTLEAAGFGEIIIQSHDEKVSSGDLDAMTRVLLKVGPLGKIVRENPALRTTAEPLLRKTLAALGDPSKVELLASVWIVTARAGAAPR; from the coding sequence ATGCCCGATCAAGACTCAGTCGATGTTTTGTCTCCGAGTCTCCTCCACGCAAAGGCGTGGGCCGAGGTGTATGAGCTCATTGACCTCCAGCTTTGTCCCTTGGGACTGCGAGCCATCGAAATGCTGGATCCGAGTGCGGGAGACGTCGTTCTCGATATAGGATGCGGCACCGGACAGACGCTTCTCCAACTCGCAGAGCGTGTTGGAACGGAAGGCCAGGTGATCGGGGTGGACGTGGCGCCTTTGCTCCTGGAAATCGCCAGGCAAAGAACCGGGCCGCTTAGCCAGGTGAGGTTGATCCAGGCAGACGCTCAGTCTCTGGATTTACTGTCAGAGAGTGCGGATGCCGTATTCTCTCGATTCGGCGTCATGAGCTTCAACGATCCGGTCGCCGCCTTTGCCAATTTCCGTCGAGTTCTCAGGCCATCAGGAGTGCTGGCATTTACTTGCTGGCGCTCCCTCAAGCACAATGAATTGGATCATCTCCCGCTCTCAGCGGCGGGGTTGCAGTCGCCTGTCGATGAGCGTCCCTTCAGCTTTGCCGACCCCGAATATATCCGCCGCACCCTTGAGGCTGCCGGGTTCGGAGAGATCATCATCCAATCGCACGATGAGAAGGTGTCCAGCGGAGATCTGGACGCGATGACGAGGGTGCTTCTGAAAGTGGGGCCGCTCGGAAAAATCGTTCGTGAAAATCCCGCTCTTCGGACAACTGCCGAACCTCTCTTGCGGAAGACCCTGGCCGCACTGGGAGACCCTTCCAAGGTAGAGCTTTTGGCTTCCGTCTGGATCGTGACTGCGCGAGCTGGAGCAGCACCCCGGTAG
- a CDS encoding DUF982 domain-containing protein, with amino-acid sequence MKRDTLRLFPAVTLVMEGTGEYRRVNSVQAATETLLEHWPIEDGEEYLSAIRVCLDAMMGVVHPDAAREALIKAAAEAGVPVMQ; translated from the coding sequence TTGAAACGAGACACTTTGCGGCTTTTCCCTGCCGTGACATTGGTGATGGAGGGCACCGGAGAATATCGGCGCGTCAATTCGGTACAGGCTGCCACCGAGACGTTGCTGGAACATTGGCCAATTGAAGACGGCGAAGAGTATCTGTCAGCAATACGGGTATGCCTCGACGCGATGATGGGCGTCGTCCACCCGGACGCAGCGCGCGAGGCGCTGATCAAGGCAGCGGCGGAAGCCGGAGTGCCTGTGATGCAGTGA
- a CDS encoding fumarylacetoacetate hydrolase family protein, whose product MTNSDIFSAGTFVGRVWRPDLKGPAVVVVRDGALYDITSRDAPTMRDLLEKDDPVSFVRAQKGEAVARLDDLLAAKADASAIHLLAPIDLQAIKACGVTFARSMLERVIEERAAGNPDLAESIRGKVTALIGDSLRNLKAGSPEAAKVKAALIEEGVWSQYLEVGIGPDAEVFSKSQVMSSMGPGADVGLHPISKWNNPEPEIVLAVDSKGRVRGATLGNDVNLRDVEGRSALLLGKAKDNNASCSIGPFIRLFDETYTLDDVRNADLDLKVEGEDGYVLHGRSSMKEISRDPLELVSQTIGRHHQYPDGFMLFMGTLFAPVEDRDTPGQGFTHKIGDIVTISNDRLGFLRNRVLLSTECAPWTFGVSHLMRNLAGRGLI is encoded by the coding sequence ATGACCAATTCAGACATTTTCAGCGCCGGTACCTTTGTCGGGCGCGTTTGGCGACCCGATTTGAAGGGACCGGCCGTTGTCGTCGTCCGTGACGGTGCACTTTACGACATTACCTCAAGGGACGCGCCGACCATGCGCGACCTGTTGGAAAAGGACGACCCAGTCAGCTTTGTCCGCGCGCAAAAGGGTGAGGCCGTCGCCAGGCTTGATGACCTGCTCGCAGCTAAGGCTGATGCATCAGCTATCCATCTCCTCGCTCCTATCGACCTGCAGGCGATCAAGGCCTGCGGCGTCACCTTCGCCCGCTCGATGCTTGAACGTGTCATCGAGGAGCGTGCCGCCGGCAATCCGGATCTGGCGGAATCGATCCGCGGTAAGGTCACGGCGCTCATCGGCGACAGCCTGCGCAACCTGAAGGCCGGTTCGCCGGAAGCGGCCAAGGTCAAGGCGGCGCTGATCGAAGAGGGTGTCTGGTCGCAATATCTCGAAGTCGGCATCGGCCCGGATGCCGAAGTCTTCTCTAAGTCGCAGGTTATGTCCTCGATGGGGCCGGGCGCCGATGTCGGCCTGCATCCGATTTCGAAGTGGAACAATCCCGAGCCAGAAATCGTGCTCGCTGTCGATAGCAAGGGCCGCGTCAGGGGCGCGACGCTCGGCAATGACGTCAACCTGCGCGATGTCGAAGGACGCTCGGCGCTGCTGCTTGGCAAGGCGAAAGACAATAACGCCTCCTGCTCGATCGGTCCCTTCATTCGCCTGTTCGACGAAACCTATACGCTCGATGACGTGCGCAACGCCGATCTCGACCTCAAGGTGGAAGGCGAAGACGGCTATGTCCTGCACGGCCGTTCGTCGATGAAGGAGATTAGCCGCGATCCGCTCGAGCTGGTCTCTCAGACCATCGGCCGCCATCATCAATATCCTGATGGCTTCATGCTGTTCATGGGGACCCTTTTCGCCCCGGTGGAGGACCGTGATACGCCGGGCCAAGGCTTCACCCACAAGATCGGCGACATCGTCACCATCTCCAACGACAGACTCGGTTTCTTGAGGAACCGCGTGCTTCTATCGACGGAATGCGCGCCCTGGACTTTCGGTGTCTCGCATCTGATGCGCAATCTGGCAGGGCGCGGGCTGATTTGA
- a CDS encoding glycosyltransferase family protein, with the protein MTAPRTSSPRVFFYVQHLLGIGHLARASRIASAMAKDGCEVTVVTGGVPVSGFPGPDVISIILPPVVASSAGFSGLADQSGNAVGEEFLSARRDGLLEAFRTAAPDVVIIEAFPFGRRQMRFELLPLLDAIASANPKPKLYSSVRDILQQQKKPGRDEETVNLLRDHFDGVLVHGDPSFVRLEETFPLTAAISDKITYTGIVAPPLPPESTETFDVVVSAGGGAVGRDLIRACLEAASRTAIDRRWLLVTGPNLPEQDFIALTKDAPGNVTVVRFRKDFPSLLRGAELSISQAGYNTVGDLLVTGCRSILVPFTAGGETEQSVRAERLEKLGLALALPEAGLTTDLLVGAIDNALSRPKPSNPDIDLSGAERTAAIIRDFS; encoded by the coding sequence ATGACAGCCCCCCGTACCTCGTCCCCACGCGTGTTCTTTTACGTGCAGCATCTGCTCGGCATCGGCCATCTTGCCCGCGCTAGCCGCATCGCCAGCGCGATGGCAAAGGACGGCTGTGAGGTGACGGTCGTCACCGGCGGCGTGCCGGTGAGCGGCTTCCCCGGCCCAGATGTTATTTCCATCATTCTCCCGCCGGTCGTTGCCAGCAGCGCCGGGTTCTCTGGCCTTGCCGATCAATCGGGAAATGCCGTCGGCGAGGAATTCCTATCCGCCCGCCGCGATGGGTTGCTGGAAGCCTTCCGCACCGCTGCGCCCGATGTCGTCATCATCGAGGCCTTTCCGTTCGGGCGGCGCCAAATGCGCTTCGAACTGTTGCCGCTGCTCGATGCCATCGCATCGGCCAATCCGAAGCCGAAACTCTACAGTTCGGTGCGCGATATCCTGCAGCAACAGAAAAAGCCGGGACGTGACGAGGAGACGGTAAACCTGCTGCGGGATCATTTCGACGGCGTTCTCGTCCATGGCGATCCGAGCTTCGTGCGGCTGGAAGAGACATTTCCGCTGACAGCGGCCATTTCCGACAAGATCACCTATACCGGCATTGTCGCGCCGCCTTTGCCGCCAGAGTCGACCGAGACCTTCGACGTCGTGGTTTCCGCCGGCGGTGGCGCAGTTGGGCGCGACCTGATCCGCGCTTGCCTGGAAGCGGCAAGCCGAACCGCGATCGACCGCCGTTGGCTGCTGGTGACCGGGCCGAACCTGCCGGAGCAGGATTTTATCGCTTTGACCAAGGACGCGCCGGGCAATGTCACTGTCGTCCGTTTTCGCAAGGATTTCCCGTCTCTGCTGCGCGGCGCGGAACTGTCGATTTCGCAGGCGGGCTACAACACGGTCGGCGATCTCCTCGTCACCGGTTGCCGCTCCATCCTGGTTCCTTTTACCGCCGGCGGCGAGACGGAGCAGTCCGTCCGCGCCGAACGGCTGGAAAAGCTCGGGCTGGCGTTGGCCCTGCCGGAGGCGGGACTGACAACGGATCTGCTCGTCGGGGCCATCGACAATGCCCTGTCGCGGCCAAAGCCGTCCAACCCCGATATCGACCTTTCCGGCGCCGAACGGACCGCAGCCATCATCCGTGATTTCTCCTGA
- a CDS encoding alpha-glucosidase/alpha-galactosidase, which translates to MTGNPKITFIGAGSTVFMKNIIGDVLQRPALSGARFALMDLNPQRLEESAIVVRKLASTLGASATVETFTDQRKALDGAHFVVVAFQIGGYEPCTVTDFEVPKKYGLRQTIADTLGVGGIMRGLRTVPHLWKICEDMLAVCPEAVILQYVNPMAINTWAIAEKYPTIKQVGLCHSVQGTAMELAHDLDIPYEEIRYRSAGINHMAFYLKFEHRQPDGSYRDLYPDLVRGYREGRAPKPGWNPRCPNKVRYEMLTRLGYFVTESSEHFAEYTPYFIKEGREDLIEKFGIPLDEYPKRCIEQIARWKSQADEYRNADKIEVTQSKEYASSIINSVWTGEPSVIYGNVRNNGCITSLPYNCAAEVPCLVDASGIQPTFIGDLPPQLTALMRTNINVQELTVQALMTENREHIYHAAMMDPHTAAELDLDQIWSLTDDLLAAHGDWLPEWARGARKVQAA; encoded by the coding sequence ATGACAGGCAATCCCAAGATCACCTTTATCGGCGCCGGTTCGACCGTCTTCATGAAGAATATCATCGGCGACGTTTTGCAGCGGCCGGCACTTTCGGGCGCAAGATTCGCGCTGATGGATTTGAACCCGCAGCGGCTGGAAGAAAGCGCTATCGTCGTGCGCAAGCTTGCCTCGACGCTTGGCGCATCGGCCACGGTTGAGACCTTCACCGATCAGCGCAAGGCGCTGGACGGCGCTCATTTCGTCGTCGTCGCCTTCCAGATCGGCGGCTATGAGCCCTGCACGGTGACCGATTTCGAAGTGCCGAAGAAATACGGCCTACGCCAGACGATTGCCGACACGCTCGGCGTTGGCGGTATCATGCGCGGTCTGCGCACCGTGCCGCATCTCTGGAAGATCTGCGAGGACATGCTCGCCGTCTGCCCCGAGGCGGTGATACTGCAATATGTCAACCCGATGGCGATCAACACCTGGGCGATCGCTGAGAAATACCCGACCATCAAGCAGGTTGGCCTCTGCCACTCAGTACAGGGCACGGCGATGGAACTGGCCCACGATCTCGACATTCCCTATGAGGAAATTCGCTATCGCTCGGCCGGTATCAACCATATGGCCTTCTACCTGAAATTCGAGCATCGCCAGCCGGATGGGTCCTACCGCGATCTCTATCCCGATCTCGTGCGTGGCTATCGCGAGGGACGCGCGCCGAAGCCCGGCTGGAATCCGCGCTGCCCGAACAAGGTGCGCTATGAGATGCTGACGCGGCTTGGCTATTTCGTCACCGAGAGCTCGGAGCATTTCGCAGAATACACGCCCTATTTCATCAAGGAAGGCCGTGAGGACCTGATCGAGAAGTTCGGCATTCCGCTCGACGAATATCCGAAGCGTTGCATCGAGCAGATCGCCCGCTGGAAGAGCCAGGCTGACGAGTATCGCAACGCCGACAAGATTGAGGTCACGCAATCAAAGGAATACGCCTCCTCGATCATCAACTCGGTCTGGACCGGCGAGCCCTCGGTGATCTATGGCAACGTCCGCAACAATGGCTGCATCACCTCGCTGCCCTATAATTGCGCCGCCGAGGTTCCCTGCCTGGTCGATGCCTCCGGTATCCAGCCGACATTCATCGGCGATCTGCCGCCGCAGCTGACCGCTTTGATGCGTACCAACATTAATGTGCAGGAATTGACGGTTCAGGCCTTGATGACTGAGAACCGTGAGCACATTTACCACGCGGCAATGATGGACCCGCATACCGCCGCCGAACTCGATCTCGACCAGATCTGGTCGCTCACCGACGATCTCCTGGCTGCGCACGGCGACTGGTTGCCGGAATGGGCGCGCGGCGCCCGCAAGGTTCAGGCCGCCTGA